A region of Plutella xylostella chromosome 29, ilPluXylo3.1, whole genome shotgun sequence DNA encodes the following proteins:
- the LOC105386429 gene encoding protein cornichon homolog 4, whose product MILNEVLLFLLALIDVGAILFVLVYFIITLSDLECDYLNANECCEKLNYWLLPKYIAHTFITFFLLLHGQLLLFLVNLPLFIWLTYELFTIPQGNLGVYDPAEIHNRGQLRKHLRDVMIYIGYYLIFFFIYLYCFILALLKGDPLQRHADDQIVTEI is encoded by the coding sequence ATGATATTAAATGAAGTTTTACTTTTCTTACTTGCATTGATTGATGTCGGtgctattttatttgttttagtttatttcataattactCTCTCAGACTTGGAATGTGACTACCTGAATGCTAATGAGTGCTGCGAGAAGCTCAACTATTGGTTGTTGCCGAAATATATCGCGCATACGTTCATCACATTTTTCCTGCTTCTGCACGGTCAGCTGCTCCTGTTCCTCGTGAACCTGCCCCTCTTCATCTGGTTGACCTACGAGCTGTTCACCATCCCGCAGGGGAACCTCGGAGTCTATGATCCCGCAGAGATACACAACCGCGGACAGCTAAGGAAACACTTGCGCGATGTTATGATCTACATTGGGTACTACttgatatttttcttcatataTCTGTACTGCTTCATATTGGCCCTGCTCAAAGGCGACCCTCTTCAGAGACACGCCGATGACCAAATTGTGACTGAAATCTAA